One genomic segment of Falco biarmicus isolate bFalBia1 chromosome 15, bFalBia1.pri, whole genome shotgun sequence includes these proteins:
- the ORC6 gene encoding origin recognition complex subunit 6: protein MERGAVQRLAARLGLTEPGVIRKAEEYLRLSQVRCLGFMAQVTATSAAVMCLDLAASFMKQPVDRSYCVKLSGLNKTAYQSFMKSLECLLEVKPRLGMRDLAVQFCCTEAVNTASKILQRYESSLSEAQQMDLDLSKPLFTTAALFTACRCLKVKVDKTKMLAASGVKKAIFDRLCSQLEKISKQLSQEDVSQAEEPPEILQTNLEHCEKEDESEDDEEMPCKRLKTETKEDYEEWKKKILENAAKAQETSRSTASVVPPSNTAATCS from the exons ATGGAGCGCGGCGCGGTACAGCGCCTGGCCGCCCGGCTGGGCCTCACCGAGCCCGGCGTCATCAG aaaagctgaagagTATCTGCGGCTGTCCCAGGTGAGATGCCTGGGATTCATGGCTCAGGTGACAGCAACGAGCGCTGCCGTGATGTGCCTGGACCTGGCTGCTAGTTTCATGAAGCAACCGGTTGACAGA AGCTATTGTGTTAAACTCTCCGGTTTGAACAAGACTGCTTACCAGAGCTTCATGAAGTCTTTGGAGTGTTTGCTAGAGGTGAAACCTAGACTGGGAATGAGAGACTTGGCTGTGCAATTCTGCTGCACAGAGGCAGTGAACACCGCttcaaaaatactgcagag GTATGAATCCAGCCTCTCTGAAGCACAGCAAATGGACCTTGATTTATCAAAACCACTCTTTACAACAGCTGCGCTATTCACTGCATGCAG GTGTTTGAAGGTAAAAGTGGACAAAACTAAAATGTTGGCTGCATCTGGGGTGAAAAAAGCCATATTTGACCGGCTGTGCAGTCAGCTGGAGAAGATTAGCAAGCAACTCAGCC aGGAAGATGTTTCACAGGCTGAAGAGCCACCTGAAATCTTGCAGACCAACCTGGAGCACTGTGAGAAGGAAGATG AATCTGAAGATGATGAGGAGATGCCATGTAAACGGCTGaagactgaaacaaaagaagactatgaagaatggaaaaagaaaatcctggaAAACGCTGCTAAGGCACAAGAGACAAGTAGGAGTACTGCCTCTGTAGTGCCACCTAGTAATACAGCTGCTACATGCTCATAA